TGGCACCGCGGCCCGCTGCACCTCACCGCGACGCACGCATGGGTCCGCTCCACCGAGCCCGACGTGGAGCAGGGCGGGAGGCGCGTGGTCCCGCTCGTCCCCCGCCACGCGGCGGGGGTGGTGGGGATGTGGGAGGACGAGGGGAACGGACGGGTGGGGGTGGAGTTGTACTACACCGGCCGGCAGGCGCTGGAGGACAACCCGTACCGGGCGGAGGGCCAGCCCTACCTGGTCCTGGGGCTCCTGGTGGAGCGGCGGGTGGGGCGGGCACGCGTCTTCCTCAACGCCGAGAACCTGACCGACGTGCGGCAGACGCGCTGGGACGCGCTCCTCCTCCCGTCGCGGAGCGCCGAGGGGCGCTGGACCACGGACGCCTGGGCGCCGCTGGAGGGGAGAGCCCTGAACGGAGGGATCCGACTTGACTTCTAGGACGCGCACGGCCCGCGCGCTGGCCGCCGGGCTGCTCCTCGCCGCGGCGGCCTGCTCGCCGACCTACGTGATCCGGGCCGGAATCGAGGAGGCGAAGATCCTCAGCCGCCGCCAGCCCATCGCGCGGCTGGTGGAGGACCCCGCCACGCCCCCGGAGCGGCGGGCCAAGCTGTCGCTGGTGCTCCAGGCGCGCACCTTCGCGGACCGCCACCTGGGGCTCGCGGCCGGGGAGAGCTACACCACCTTCTCGCAGCTCGACTCCGACACCCTGGCGCTGGTCCTTTCCGCCGCGCACCGGGACCAGTTCCGCGCCCACACCTGGTGGTTCCCCATCGTGGGGCACGTCCCGTACAAGGGGTTCTTCAGCGAGGCCGCCGCCCGGCGCGAGATCCGCAAGCTGGAGGAGAAGGGATTCGACACCTACCTCCGCCCCACCGCCGCTTTCAGCACCCTGGGGTGGTTCAACGACCCGCTCGTCTCCCCCGTGCTGCGCTACGGCGAGGTGGACCTGGCGAACACCGTGATCCACGAGATCTTCCACAACACCCTCTACCTGGCGGGCGAGGCGCAGTACAACGAGAGCCTGGCCAACTTCGTCGGGTCCCGCGGCGCGATCGAGTTCTTCTGCCGGAGGGACGGGCCGGAGTCGCCCACCTGCCGGCAGGCCCGGGGCGCGTGGGAGGACGACCTGCTCTTCGGGCGCTTCATGGAGGAGCTGGTGGCCGAGCTGGAAGCGGTCTACGGGCGCGCCGACCTCACGCGCGAGCAGAAGCTCGCCGCGCGCGAGGAGGTGTTCGCCCGCGCCAAGCGCCGCTTCGCGGAGGAGATCCGGCCGCGGCTGCAGGTGCAGAGCTTCGCCAGCTTCACCAGCACCCCGCTCAACAACGCCACGCTGATCTCCCGGCGGCTCTACTACGGCCGGCTGGAGCTGTTCGAGCAGGTGTTCCGGTCGCGCGGGGGCGACCTGCGGCGCACCGTGGACGACATCGTGGCCGCCGTCCGCGGGGCCGACGACCCGTACGCGCGCACGGAAGCGCTGCTGGCGGGGAGCTAGGCGAGGCCGAGCATCCGGGCGGCGGCCCAGGCGCAGGCCGCGACCACCACCGCGAGCGCCGCCCGCCCCGCCGCGGCCGTCCACGCGCGCTTCCCTTCGGGGCCGTCGTCCGGGAGCCACCCGAGCGCCGCGCCTCCCAGGAGGCCGCCCAGGTGCGCCCAGTTGTCCACGAAGGCGAACCCCAGCAGCCCCAGCACCGCCGTCGCGCCGACCGCGTAGCGGATCCGGTGGAGGAAGTCGTCCGGGAACTCGGCGGGGCGCCGGCCGGCCCGCACCCCCAGGAACCCCACCAGCCCCAGGATCCCCCCGGAGGCGCCCACCGAGGCGGCGGGCGACAGGAGGAGGCTGAGGACGCTCCCCGCCAGCGCCGCGACCAGGAACACGAGGGGGAGGCGCCAGCGCGGGGCGTGCGCCTCCACGAAGCGGCCGAGGACCAGGAGCGCGGCCAGGTTCATCCCCAGGTGCAGGAGGCCGCCGTGCAGCATGGGGCCGGTGAGCAGGCGCCAGGCCTCCCCGGCCCACACTGCCTCCTTCACCAGCCCCGCGGCCGCCACGGCCCGCTCGTACGCGAACCCCTCCGCCAGGAAGACGGCCCCCAGCGCACCGGCCAGCAGCCGCGTGAGCGGCGCCGGCCGCGAGTAGGCCCAGGCGGCGTGCCGCTCGTTCTGGCGCTGCTGCGCGAAGGTGCCGGCGTCCACCCGCTTCGCGCGGCGAAGGGCGTAGATGCTGTCCAGGAGCCAGAAGCCGGCGAGCGCTGCCAGCAGGAGCGCGCCGGGACTGGAAGTGGGGCTCGGCACGATCGGGAGCAGGACGAAGGCCCCGGCCACCCCGAGCACGGCCAGCGCCGCGAGCCCCAGCCGCTGCTGCGCCTCCTCCTCCCGGCGGCTCCGGAGCCCCTCCACCAGGAACGGCACCTCCTCCGGGCGGACGGTCCCCGCCGTTTCGGGCGTCCACACGGCGGGGGTGCCCGGGTAGGTGCGCACCCACTCCAGCAGCTCCTCGCGCGTGCACGGGTGCGGCCCGTCCGCGAGCACGTAGCCGTACTCGGCGCCCTCCGGCGGGTCCCACCGGGCCGGCGGGTCGCGCCGCCAGGAGGGCAGGGGCGGCGCCGGGGGCTGCCCGGGTGCGCTGGGCGGCTGCGAACGGATCAAGCGGAGGCTGGAGCGAGGGGGTGGCGGGACGGGCGGAGCGTGGTCAACGATACGGCGCTGCGCCGGGAGGTGGAAGGGCGCACACGTCGGCCCCGGATCCCGCCGGGGCGGAGCGGCGGTCCCGGAGCACGGCGCTCCCGGGACGCGTGGACCGGAGGCCCCGCGACGGGGTACACCCCATCGGGCCGGGGCGTCCCGGAGCGGCGCCGGCCCTTGTGAATTTCGGCAGCGGCCGTAAGTTTTCGAAACAGGCACCGGAGCCGCCGGCGGAAGGTTCCCCCCCCCGCCGGCGGTTCGTCTTGCAGGTCTTTCCAGGACGATCTATGAGCGACGCGACGCACGTCACCGACACCTACAATCCGCAGGAAGTCGAGCGGAAGTGGCAGGATCGTTGGGAGAGCGACGGCACCAACACCTACACGGACGCGGAGCTCCGCAAGGCGGGTGTGCAGGGGCGCCCCTTCTACAACCTGATGATGTTCCCCTATCCGTCCGCGGAGGGGCTCCACATCGGGAACATCTACGCCTTCACCGGCGCGGACATCTACGGCCGCTTCAAGCGGCTGCAGGGGTACGACGTCTTCGAGCCCATCGGCTACGACGCGTTCGGGATCCACTCCGAGAACTTCGCGCTGAAGCAGGGGATCCACCCCATGGAGCTGATCCCGCGCAACGTGGCGCGGTTCGAGAAGCAGCTCCGCCGCGTGGGCTTCATGTACGACTGGAACCACACGGTCGACACCACGGCGAAGGACTACTACCGCTGGACGCAGTGGATCTTCCTCCAGCTCTTCAAGGCCGGGCTGGCGGTGAAGAAGGAAGCGGCCGTCAACTGGTGCCCCTCGTGCAACACCGTGCTCGCCAACGAGCAGGTGGTCGGCGGGGAGTGCGAGCGGTGCGGCACCCCTGTGGAGATGCGGAACCTGTCGCAGTGGTTCTTCAAGATCAGCGACTACGCCGGGCGGCTCCTGGACAACCTGGCGGAGCTCGACTGGTCCGACACCACGCGGAAGGCGCAGGAGAACTGGATCGGCCGGAGCGAGGGTGCCCAGCTCGTCTTCCCCGTGGTGAGCGAGTCCAGCAACCCCGAGACCGACGACGGCTCGGAGGTGGTGCGGCAGGCGTTCCGGCACTTCCTCACCGCCGACCAGATCGTCTCGCGCTGGCAGGAGCTGGACTACCCGGCCATCCAGGTGTTCACCACCCGGCCGGACACCGTGTTCGGCGCCACCTACATGGTGCTGGCCCCCGAGCACCCGCTCGTGGACCGGATCACCACCAGGGAGCGGCGCCGCGCGGTGGAGACGTACCGCCGCAAGGCCGCCAAGAAGGACCTGGTCGCGCGAAGGAAGGGCGACAAGAAGAAGACCGGGACCGACACCGGCGCGCGGGTGCTGAACCCGGCCACCGGCAAGGAGATCCCGGTCTGGATCGCCGACTACGTGCTGATGGACTACGGCACCGGCGCCATCATGGCGGTCCCCGGCCACGACGAGCGCGACTACGAGTTCGCGAAGCAGTACAAGCTCCCCGTGGTGCGCGTGGTGGCCCCCGAGGGGACCGGGGCCGACGAGCCGCTCGCCGAGGCGTACACCGGTCCCGGGCGGCTGGTGAACTCGGGCCACTTCGACGGCATGGCCGTGGACGAGGGGAAGCGCGAGGTCACCGCCTGGCTCGCCGAGCGCGGCGCCGCCGAGCAGCGCACCAACTACCGCCTGCACGACTGGTGCATCTCGCGGCAGCGGTACTGGGGCCCGCCCATCCCCATCCTGTACTGCGACGAATGCGGCGTGGTCCCGGTCCCCGAGGAGCAGCTCCCGGTGGAGCTCCCCTTCATCGAGGACTTCAAGCCGGACGCCTCGGGCGTCTCCCCGCTGGCCCGGCACAAGGAGTGGTACCTCACCGGCTGTCCGCAGTGCGGCGGGATCGCCCGGCGCGAGACCGACGTGTCCGACACCTTCCTGGACTCGGCCTGGTACTTCCTGCGCTATCCCTCCGCGGGGAACGAGCGGCGCGCCTTCGAGCCCTCGCTCACGCGCAACTGGCTCCCGGTGGACACCTACATCGGCGGCAACGAGCACGCCGTGCTGCACCTGCTGTACGCGCGGTTCGTCACCATGGTGCTGCACGACCTGGAGTGGATCGACTTCGAGGAGCCGTTCACCCGGTTCCGCGCCCACGGCCTGATCATCAAGGACGGGGCGAAGATGTCGAAGTCCAAGGGCAACGTCATCGTCCCCGACCAGTACATCGAGGACTACGGGGCGGACACCCTCCGCGCCTACCTGATGTTCCTCGGGCCGTACCAGGAGGGCGGCGACTTCCGCACCACCGGGATCGCCGGGCCGTACAACTTCCTGAACCGCCTGTGGGACGCGGTGCTCGGGGCGGAGGACCGCCCGCTGGAGGCGGCCGTCGAGCAGAAGCTGCACGCCACCATCAAGAAGGTGACGGAGGACCTGGAGGCACTCTCCTACAACACCGCCCTCGCGGCGATGATGGAGTACCTCAACGTGGTCCGCGCCGGCGGGCGGACCGCCGAGCGCGCCGCGGTGGAGCCGCTGGTGGTCCTCGTCGCCCCGTTCGCCCCCCACCTGGCGGAGGAGCTGTGGGAGCGGCTGGGGAACACCGGGTCGGTATTCCGGGAGGCCGCCTGGCCGGAGTTCGACCCGGCCAGGGCGGTCTCCGACACGGTGGAGTTCGTGGTGCAGGTCAACGGGAAGGTGCGCGCGCGGATGCCGATGCCCCGGGGGATCTCCGAGGCCGACGCGCGCGAGGCCGCCCTCGCCGACCCCAACGTGCAGCGCTTCCTGGACGACAAGCAGGTGCGGAAGACGATCTTCGTCCCCGACCGGCTGGTCAACTTGGTCGTAGGGTAGTTTCCACGACCAAGTAGCCGTTCCACCTGGTCGTGGGGTAGGGGACGGCGGGAGGGAGTGCGGAGTGCGAAACGGCGCCCCCACCGGGAGGTCCCGGGGGGCGCCGTTTTCGTCGGGCGCCGGCTCCGTCCGGCGCCACGCGGCCGGGGGGGTACCGCTCCGGCGCGGATGGTGTATATTCGTCGGCTCGCGGACGGGGCGGCCCGGGCGCGGCGGGGCAAAAAGGGGTTGACGAAGGGGCTGGACGGTGCTATTATTGTTCTCCCTGTCGCGGGGTGGAGCAGCCTGGTAGCTCGTCGGGCTCATAACCCGAAGGTCGCGGGTTCGAATCCCGCCCCCGCTATGCAGTTGGAACGAGCCGCCGAAGTCGGGCGGATTTTTGTTGGGTAGGAAGGGTCCGGCCAGGTAGCTCAGTTGGTAGAGCACACGACTGAAAATCGTGGTGTCGGGGGTTCGACTCCCTCCCTGGCCATGGCAGCACGGACGGCAGTAGCTCAATTGGTAGAGCACCGGTCTCCAAAACCGGCGGTTGGGGGTTCGATTCCCTCCTGCCGTGCTGAGAAGTCTCGACGCCGCTATCGTCTAGGGGACTAGGACGCCGCCCTCTCACGGCGGAAACCGGGGTTCGAATCCCCGTAGCGGTACTTCGGAAGGTCCATCGCCGGTGGGTCCATCCGTGCTCACATAGCTCAGCCGGTAGAGCACTTCCTTGGTAAGGAAGAGGTCATGGGTTCGAGTCCCATTGTGAGCTCTGAAAGCGAGTGGGCTCCCATCGTCTAACGGTCAGGACGCCACTCTTTCAAGGTGGAGACCGGGGTTCGATTCCCCGTGGGAGCGTCGACCTGGTCCCGCATCGCGGGCTCCGCCCGGAGGTTGGCAGGGGGGGCTGGAAAAATCGGGCGGGGTTGGTTAGATTGAACGACTACGCGGGCATAGCTCAGTTGGTAGAGCGCAACCTTGCCAAGGTTGAGGTCGCCGGTTCGAGCCCGGTTGCCCGCTCTGCACCGCCGGAAGGGCGGTGAGGGGCCGTAGCTCAGTCGGTTAGAGTGCCGGACTGTCACTCCGGAGGTCGCGGGTTCGAGTCCCGTCGGCCCCGCTCGTTGGGAACTTGACAATTCAGGTCGGGTCTGGGGCCGTAGCTCAGTTGGGAGAGCGCTTGAATGGCATTCAAGAGGTCAGGGGTTCGATTCCCCTCGGCTCCATTCGTACGTGATCTGGTGGGGTGGCCGAGTGGCTAATGGCAGCAGACTGTAAATCTGCCGGGCTTCGCCCTACGTAGGTTCGAATCCTACCCCCACCACTGCTGGACGCACGCCGGGCGGTTAGCTCAGTTGGTTAGAGCGCTACGTTGACATCGTAGAGGTCACAAGTTCGAGTCTTGTACCGCCCACTCGTCCGTACGGGGCCGTAGCTCAGTTGGGAGAGCGCTGCAATCGCACTGCAGAGGTCAGGGGTTCGACTCCCCTCGGCTCCACTTGGGACCAGACGGGCGCCACCGTAGCTCAGGGGTAGAGCACTCGATTCGTAATCGAGCGGTCGTCGGTTCAAATCCGACCGGTGGCTCTGGTCGGCCGAAAGGTTGATCTTCTCCGGCGGATGGTTTAAATTCGGCGGCGAGATGCGGGAGTAGCTCAGTTGGTAGAGCATCAGCTTCCCAAGCTGAGGGTCGCGGGTTCGAGCCCCGTCTCCCGCTTGTCGGTGCCCCTTGGTGTAATTGGCAACACGCCTGACTCTGGATCAGGAAAGTCCAGGTTCGAGCCCTGGAGGGGCAATTGCAGTTGCAGGGAGAGGTGGGTGAGTGGCTAAAACCAACGGTTTGCTAAACCGTCGTGCCCAAAAGGCACACGCGGGTTCGAATCCCGCCCTCTCCGCTCCTTGCTAGAGGACCGGTGTCCGAGCGGCTTAAGG
The nucleotide sequence above comes from Longimicrobiaceae bacterium. Encoded proteins:
- a CDS encoding rhomboid family intramembrane serine protease; translated protein: MIRSQPPSAPGQPPAPPLPSWRRDPPARWDPPEGAEYGYVLADGPHPCTREELLEWVRTYPGTPAVWTPETAGTVRPEEVPFLVEGLRSRREEEAQQRLGLAALAVLGVAGAFVLLPIVPSPTSSPGALLLAALAGFWLLDSIYALRRAKRVDAGTFAQQRQNERHAAWAYSRPAPLTRLLAGALGAVFLAEGFAYERAVAAAGLVKEAVWAGEAWRLLTGPMLHGGLLHLGMNLAALLVLGRFVEAHAPRWRLPLVFLVAALAGSVLSLLLSPAASVGASGGILGLVGFLGVRAGRRPAEFPDDFLHRIRYAVGATAVLGLLGFAFVDNWAHLGGLLGGAALGWLPDDGPEGKRAWTAAAGRAALAVVVAACAWAAARMLGLA
- the leuS gene encoding leucine--tRNA ligase is translated as MSDATHVTDTYNPQEVERKWQDRWESDGTNTYTDAELRKAGVQGRPFYNLMMFPYPSAEGLHIGNIYAFTGADIYGRFKRLQGYDVFEPIGYDAFGIHSENFALKQGIHPMELIPRNVARFEKQLRRVGFMYDWNHTVDTTAKDYYRWTQWIFLQLFKAGLAVKKEAAVNWCPSCNTVLANEQVVGGECERCGTPVEMRNLSQWFFKISDYAGRLLDNLAELDWSDTTRKAQENWIGRSEGAQLVFPVVSESSNPETDDGSEVVRQAFRHFLTADQIVSRWQELDYPAIQVFTTRPDTVFGATYMVLAPEHPLVDRITTRERRRAVETYRRKAAKKDLVARRKGDKKKTGTDTGARVLNPATGKEIPVWIADYVLMDYGTGAIMAVPGHDERDYEFAKQYKLPVVRVVAPEGTGADEPLAEAYTGPGRLVNSGHFDGMAVDEGKREVTAWLAERGAAEQRTNYRLHDWCISRQRYWGPPIPILYCDECGVVPVPEEQLPVELPFIEDFKPDASGVSPLARHKEWYLTGCPQCGGIARRETDVSDTFLDSAWYFLRYPSAGNERRAFEPSLTRNWLPVDTYIGGNEHAVLHLLYARFVTMVLHDLEWIDFEEPFTRFRAHGLIIKDGAKMSKSKGNVIVPDQYIEDYGADTLRAYLMFLGPYQEGGDFRTTGIAGPYNFLNRLWDAVLGAEDRPLEAAVEQKLHATIKKVTEDLEALSYNTALAAMMEYLNVVRAGGRTAERAAVEPLVVLVAPFAPHLAEELWERLGNTGSVFREAAWPEFDPARAVSDTVEFVVQVNGKVRARMPMPRGISEADAREAALADPNVQRFLDDKQVRKTIFVPDRLVNLVVG
- a CDS encoding aminopeptidase encodes the protein MTSRTRTARALAAGLLLAAAACSPTYVIRAGIEEAKILSRRQPIARLVEDPATPPERRAKLSLVLQARTFADRHLGLAAGESYTTFSQLDSDTLALVLSAAHRDQFRAHTWWFPIVGHVPYKGFFSEAAARREIRKLEEKGFDTYLRPTAAFSTLGWFNDPLVSPVLRYGEVDLANTVIHEIFHNTLYLAGEAQYNESLANFVGSRGAIEFFCRRDGPESPTCRQARGAWEDDLLFGRFMEELVAELEAVYGRADLTREQKLAAREEVFARAKRRFAEEIRPRLQVQSFASFTSTPLNNATLISRRLYYGRLELFEQVFRSRGGDLRRTVDDIVAAVRGADDPYARTEALLAGS